GAGAACAGTATTGTATTTGGGTCCCTATATTGTTGAACCGTCTGCACATCAATATACTCTATATGTTGTAATCATGAATTGTATTCTTTTACTAGTGCCCCATTTAAGGTGAAAGTATGATTGCTTGCACACAAGAAGAAACGGTTTCGCCGTCCTAAAAGGGAGGGTAACCGTTTCTCGTAGTAAAATTTTACTATAGTATCCGTTAGCTCAACATCAATGCGATTAATGTTTATTTTACCATGTAGTAGCATACTTTTTACGATATTTGATATTTTCTTCAGATTCGATCAATTGCAAAGCTATTTGCTTACAATGATATCGTACCGAATCAATGTATAATTCTTCTCATTGGAGCATGTCACCTTCCATAACTTTGAAAAATCATTGAGAATTCGACGCGGATGCATCGGGCCGCGCCGTCAAATAAGCTATTCATTAGCGTTGTTCGCATATTGATGCTACCACAGATTAAGCGCCTTTTTTAAGAAACCGCTTCCTCCCTTTATCGACAAAAAGAGGCGTAGCCAGAGCAGAAAATTAAAAATCGTCACTTTGCTCTTCAAGGATGAGCGGCAATAACTTAGCGCCTTCCCTCTGTCCAGTCTATTAATATAGCTTAAGGTGAAATATTTACTAGCTATACCTATATCAATATTTTGCAGGCATCTCCTCTTGCTCTTCAAGTTATTCGCATGCTCCACCCTATTTCTTATAAGTGTCCTTACTTGAATAGACTTATGTGCTAGCGCCTCCAACTTCTCCATAACTTCCCTGTTCGTATGCAGCATATCGGGATCAAGCTGCCATCTGTTGCAGAAGAAATAAAGGCTGTCCGGCGATTGATTATATATAGAATGTGGTTTCGTAATTAACGCAATCTTACAACGATCGAAAAACTGAATCAAAAAGGTAGTGTCCTCGCCAAGATACAACTCCTCATTAAAGAGTCTGAAGGTCTGGAGCAATTCTCTCTTAAATAACATCGTATTTAATTGAAAGAAGTTTCTAGTATGCAACAGAAATTGCTCGAATAATCCCTCATCAAATAGGATCGCGTCAGGATGGAATGTATTGATCTCTCTCATCTTGCTTATAAGCTGCTGCTCCACTTTATTATCAAAATTATGTACAGTCTCAGGACCATGCTTCTCCACCCACAATGCAAAGCTGATATCAGCTTTGGTTCGATGAAGCACATCTAAGCTATCCTGAAGATGATACTTGTACCATTGGTCATCAGAATCAAGAAAGGATAGCAGCTCCCCCTTCGCATTTAACATCCCGAAGTTTCTCGCTCCACCAGGCCCTTTGGATCTATCATTAACTACATAATTGATTCTGGCGTCTTGTCGCACAAATTGCTCCACAACTTCCTTTGTGTTATCTGTGCTGCGATCATCAACGACAATTAACTCCCAATGCGTATAGGTCTGCTCGAGAATCGACTGGATCGATGCTGAAATTACGTTCGCTCTGTTATATGTAGGCATCACAATACTAATTAAAGGCTGGTTCATCAATTTCTCCTCTCTATTCGTAGCCCGCGTAACGGCATGTCCACGAAAATTTCGTGCGTGGGCGGTTGATAGATTCATATAAAGGTTCAAAGTTAGTTTAGTATTCACCTTTTTACAAGTCAAGGAATAACTGGAAATCAGATTGTGAGATTTCAAAATTTACATTCGACTAGTTCTTATACTTGAATTGCCCGGTCTCTTGCCCATGCTTCTCCCATAACTGGTAAAAATAATTCAGATAAATGTTGGCCAATAACGGTGAGATTCACTGCATCTTCTTTCATATCGTCACTCCTATATGCCGGAGGATTCTTCGCTAATCACTCCAAGTTGTAGACAGCCCCTCCCGTGACCGGACTTTCACCGGCTAGAACATGCGTGCTTATCTGGGCAGGCAACACAATAAAAAAGATGACTCCTGATAAAGATAAAATCAGAAGTCATCTACATGATGAATTAAAATAAAGGCTATCTAAGCTTAAGGAATCAATTTCCAAACGTCAGCTCCAGCGGAACCCGGCATTTCGCCTTGGGTCCACCATTTGGCTTCATAGTTAGCTCCATTATGCGTAACCTTGTTGCCACCGACATAGACCGTTGAAGCGTTCCATTCCGTATAAGTTATAGGAGCAGCAGGCGTCGTAACGTTAACCGTATTACTTTCTGCTGACACATTGCCACTGGCATCAACGGCCTTTACGGTAAAGGTGTAGGCTGTATTTGCCGTCAGATTGCTGACGAGATATTCCAGAGTCGATCCAGAGACGGTAGCCACGAGAGTGGTGCCGCGGAATACTTGGTACCCCGTCACTGCTACGTTATCACTCGATGCACTCCACACCAAAGGCACCGTTGTCGAGGTTGTGCTACCCATTACATGTAAGCTTGTTGGAGCTGTTGGTGGAACAATATCCGGTCCTGTAATGGTAAGAGTCGTGAAGGGAGCCGAATTACTCTCTGCGGATACGTTCCCAGCTGCATCGAATGCTTTCACAGTAATGTTGTACGATGTATTGGACGTTAGACCTGTCAAATTGTAGCTGATAGCTCCATTGGTGGAAGCAATCTGTGTCGAACCGTTGAAGATCCGATAGCCGGCTACGCCAACATTGTCCGTGGAAGCTGTCCAGGTAACTGTTGCACTTGTCGTTGCGATATTGGATACTGTTACGCTAGCAGGTGCAGTTGGAGCTATGTTATCAAGATTGCCAGCAAAGTTTACATCTATGACATTATAGAAAGCGTTGGCTGTATCTGCAATTTCCCATACGGCCAGAATGACCTGATATCCCGTTCTGTTAGGAACGTTGCAAGTGTCCGAATAAGTGCCCCCCGGCGTCCCATGATAGGATACGCTGCAGAAAGGCGCCAAATCGAAGGAAGCACGGCTAAGCGGTGCATTTGGATTCCAGTCTTGCTTAGTAATGTAATATTTCCAGCTCGATGTAGCGTGAGGGACTTTAATATTCCAATTGAACGTAGTCGTACCCGGACTTAAGTTTACCTTAGACCAACGGGTCGCTGATTGATCGTCGAGTGGAGCAAACTGACCGTTAGCGCTTGCAATTTTACCGTCTGCCGGACCCGCTGCGGGAAATCCTTTAAGCGCTTCAAGACTGTATGGCTCATAAATGATAAGACCACAATTTTTATTGACTCCACTGGCACATAGAGCTGCACGGCTAGATGGACTATTTACGTAACCGTGTGCAGAGGCTTTGCCCTCTAACCCAAAGAACATAGCCATAGCCAGCATCAGCATCATGCCACTAGCGACTAGTAATTTTATCTTTCCTGGTCTAGTTAAACTTAGAATTGTCAATCTAAATATCCTCCTCTTAATGTTCTTAATGGTGTAACCAGAGCTAAGTTTCCTTCACAAATGATCGAGCGCCACCTCCCCTTCAACCTGATTGTCAATAATCAGCAGGATTTCATGGTGAAAGTTATCCTATCCTCCTAAGCAAGAACATGTATATAAACTCTTTATGAGTTTATAACGATACTCAGAAACCAACATATGAAAGCGATTACAATAAGAGAGCAGGTTCAAACATGTACAAAATGCAACCACTTATGCGAAGTAAATTATGCTGTGGCATTAATCACATTTTAAATATACATAAAATGTATTATTTTATAATAATTATTATTACAAATATTTTCTTTTCTTTCTCTTCGTCTCATTAGAACAACAAGAACAGGCTACCTAGCTTAGATAGCCTGTTGGTTACTAATCAGTCGTATTAAGTCGATAAGAAAAACGTCAATTAACATACTTTCACGGAAGGCAGACCGTACTTAGAGGAAGTTTATTCTTGCGATATCAGGAAGATTATCTTGAAAATTTATACGAGGAAAAATAAGCACTTGATAAATATATCGAGTTGATAGATGACCGCTACGCGGATGGATTGTCCAAGCGAATCGCTGTTGCCCCCAATTTTTTTAATATAGCGCTGCAGCAGTTAAAATTCAGGGGTAAAGCGTATGCTTTCGAAGTAGCTTTCCAAGGGAAAGCTTTTAGGCGAACGCTACGCTTCACCACGACAATTCATCCTCTCCGCTACCATCAGCATTGATTTGTATTGTCTGCAAGCATTGATTATGAATTAGAGCCGCTAAATACATATTAAATCTTATGTTTATGTTTATATTCGAATGAATTTCATAAATCCAAAGCCTTACTGGGCTTGGGTTTTTGAGGCGTGAAAAAAGGAGTACCTCCCCAGATCTCGAAGTGTTTAGTACCGCTACTTCACACAGAGAGAAGGTTGGAACTCCCATGTATGGTATTCAACAAGAAAGTCTATTTTCCTTGGAGCATTTATTGGAAATGTCACCCAAGGATACGTATGGCCACCTTTTTGAGACGTTAGACATCAATCCCTTTTTACGTGCGGTATCGAAAAAAGCATTTCTAGGGGCACCGACGCAGCTGAATTACGTGGCCATGCTGCAATCCCTTTTCATCCGAATTGTCGAACGCATTCCGACGATCAAGGATCTTAGAAAACGCCTGAAGCGAAGTATTGAATTCAGCACGGATTGCGGCTTTACCGGATCGGATCGGATTCCAAGCGAAGCTTCGTATACGCGGCTTATTCAAAAACTTCAAACGTCCCCTGTTTTTCAGCAATCGCAAGAAAGCATCGTGCAACAAGCCTTTCAAGAAGGCTTTATCGATGGATCCAACGCCGCGGTGGATGCCACGCACGTTGAAGCTAGGGATCGTGGACCAGGCAAGAAAAAAGACGATGTGGATGCATTGGAAACGGAAATACCCACGAAGAAACGCGGACGCAAATCGAAGGCTGAGCGCGAGCAATGGATAAAGGAACAACTTGAACTGGAAGAAAATCGTCCCCTTTTCGAGAAGAAAGTAGAAGCCCAATTGCCCTACTCATACGACGAGTTGGTAGCGGAAATTCCACTGAATCCTGCCTGGGGTGTGAAGAAGAATTCGGAAGGGAAAAACGTGTTCTGGTACGGGTTTAAAGCCCATCTATTGGTGGATTGCAAAAGCCAATATCTCCTTACCGCCTTGCTTTCTTCCGGCAACATCAACGATGGCAAGATGGCGATTCCCTTACTAAAAGGACTCGCCGAAAGACATCCTGAACTGCCTGTAATGCATGTGCTTGAAGATGCCGGTTATGATTTAGTTCCGATTTACAAGCAAGTCGAAACCATGGGCGCACGAGCACTCATCGACTACAACCGCCGCAATGAAAAGCAGGATGAAGACATGGACAACTACTTTCGTCCGATCTGTAAAGAAGGGCACGCTTATCGGTATAACAGCTTTGACGCGAAATACGGCACCATTAAATATACGCAGCCCAAAGCGTGCCAGGACTGTCCGTTGAACGACGGGCAATGCCAAAATGTCTTTAAAAAGAAAGTGGAAGACAATCCAAGAAGATATACCGTTCCTGCTCGCGGCAGCGACAGTTACTATGAGCTGTACAAGAAAAGAACAGCCGTAGAACGAGTAAATGCGTATTTGAAAGAATACTTTCAGTTGAACAACATTCGTCATCGTGGGGCACTAGCGAAAGTGGATTTCGAGCTTGCTTGTCTCACCTATAATGCCTGCAAATTGACCGTTGATCGCTTAAACCACCGATTGAGAACACAAAGAGTAGCCGCATAACTCCCAATTTAAAAAATTGCAGGTTGTACGATTCGGTTAATCTGATCACTGAGAAATCGATTTATGAAATTGATTCGAATCTCTACTAATAATTTTGGAGCGAGTAGTCGGATCAGCTTCTCATTAAGTCCTGAAGGAGCAAATTCTAACAACCTTGACTGCCCGTTCGCTTAACAGGCTGCCGATGTCCCGGCAGCCTGTTGTTGTCATTGCGCTATCGTTCTCCGTAATTTTTTCCGTTTCATGAGCCAACCCCAGATTAGCGCTGTAAGACAAGAGCGCCGATCCTATGGATCGGCGCTTGTCCGTTTACGCTTGCTTATTGCGGTTCTGCTGCAGACACACCGTTCAGCCAATCCGCGATATCCGAGATAACTTGATACGGAATATTGCCAGGTATGGCGTACTCGGCGCCTGTTGATGGCTGGTCAACGGATACGAAGAAGTGATTCAGCTTCGGATATAATTTGTAGGATACGTCCGTTCGTGCGGTCAGCGCCTTTTTCCAGCCTTCCAACTGGTCGGGACCGACCTGGAAATCGTTCTCGCCCTGCATGATCAACATAGGCGTTTTTTGGTCCTTGGCGAACTCTCCAGCGTAATAGTTGCGGAAATCGAACCACCAGACCGGATTTTGCACGGCGAAATTTTTAGGAATATGGGTGACGGAATATTGTGGATCCTTCAGCAGTGCCATCTGCTGTTCCCATATTTGTACCTGCCGTTCCAGCGCATCGGTCGGTTGTCCCGCCTGCTTGGCGCGTTCCGCCGCTTGTTGGTACTGAGTAAGGAGTAGGTCCTCGAACGGTTCCGAGGGGCCAGCCATGACGATTGCGCCGGCGATGGAGCCGGTACTGTCCTGCTGCACGATTCGTGGAACGAGCATTCCGCCCTGGCTGTGGCCCAGCACGAATATTTGTGCGGCATCCACTTCTGGTTGCTGCTGCAGGACCTTCACCGCCGCCAACGCATCGTCCACCGATTCATCCTTGACGGTAAACTGCGGATTCAGCGCGCTTTGAAGCGTATGCTCATAGGTCCGTTTCTCAAATCTTAGCACGGCAATATGTTGGGCTGCCAGACCGGCCGCCAGATCACGGAACGGCATGTAAGCGCCGGTCGACTCATCCCGATCCCCCGGTCCGGAGCCATGCACAAGAACTACAGCGGTGAAAGGCCCTTCCCCTTTCGGAAGGGTTAACGTACCTGGCAGCGAACGCTCCCCTTCGCCGACAACGACTTGCCGCTCCACGTATAGCGCCGGGTTATCGTAGGATGGTTTCTGATAAGCGCCGGATGGCAAATAGGGCAAATATAAATCATCGATTTTTCCGGTGTCATCGAAACGGATGATGATACCGAAAGGCGTCTGCTGCGGTGTAGCGTAACCGAGCATCGCATTATTATGTACCACTGTCTTCTCTTGATCGAGCATAAGCAATTGAGTCGGGGAGCCGTATACGGTAGTATTGCTGACCCAGTACGTCTGCAGCAATTGCTCCGGTAGCTGCTGCTGCAATCGCTGGTTCATCATCGCTCTCGCATCTTCAAACTGGCCTGATTGCAGCAAGTGTACAAAATAGCTGCCCCGCGTCTTGACATCTTTCGGTCCAACGAGGAGACCAGCTTGCGGATCCCAGTCCACGTCAACGTCGAATGCTTGTCTGATCGTGTCCAGCGATATGAGCATTTGGCCGCCCGACAAACCCGCCTTGCTGTCCATCGTCCGCGCTTGCCGATTCACAAGGGCCGTATCAGCGCCAAGCGTGACCACAAGCTCCACCTGTCCGCGAGTGACGACCGCTTGCCGATTGTCCGCATTCCAATCCACGACCGCGCCGATCGATTCCGCAACTGTCCTCAACGGCACCTTCTCTGTTCCGTCATCCCTCCCTGCGCCCGCAGCCCAAGCCTGCAAAGGCAGCAAAGTTAAAAGTATCAGCGTTGCTCCAGCAGTACGCCATTTTATCCTTGTCCGTCCCATTGTCGCCATCCATAATCACCTCGGATTGATTAATAGTTTGTCTATTTCATACAGAATATAACAGAAAGAACAAAAAATATCAACAATCTCATCCGCCGCGCAAAAAAGACCGTTACTTCTATGAAAAAGCAGAGTGCCGGAGTGCTATACTTTTTCAACTATCGTTCGACGTTAGTTCAAAGAACAGTTCATCAACAAATTATCACTTCACTTTTTTAGAAATATTTTTACTTATTTCTTCAGGATTTTCAATACCAATTGGGTTGCACCCGTGTCGGTATCTAGAGTACCTGTTTGAGCAACTGCCACAGCTAAATAATTTTGGAGATTCCGAAGCACTAGAGCCATTCATGCCTTGGTCTACTTCGTTGCCGGATACATACCGAGTGAAGTAAGCTTTAAATAATTATATCACAGCTCTTATCTTTTAGGTGGGGGCTACTTGACGTTTACCTTAAGAATATCTTGATGCATTCGAAGAGGAATGTCAGAAGAATTTCTGTTATTTGTTAGTTGATTATGATGTTG
The nucleotide sequence above comes from Paenibacillus sp. IHBB 10380. Encoded proteins:
- a CDS encoding glycosyltransferase family 2 protein encodes the protein MNQPLISIVMPTYNRANVISASIQSILEQTYTHWELIVVDDRSTDNTKEVVEQFVRQDARINYVVNDRSKGPGGARNFGMLNAKGELLSFLDSDDQWYKYHLQDSLDVLHRTKADISFALWVEKHGPETVHNFDNKVEQQLISKMREINTFHPDAILFDEGLFEQFLLHTRNFFQLNTMLFKRELLQTFRLFNEELYLGEDTTFLIQFFDRCKIALITKPHSIYNQSPDSLYFFCNRWQLDPDMLHTNREVMEKLEALAHKSIQVRTLIRNRVEHANNLKSKRRCLQNIDIGIASKYFTLSYINRLDRGKALSYCRSSLKSKVTIFNFLLWLRLFLSIKGGSGFLKKALNLW
- a CDS encoding lytic polysaccharide monooxygenase, with amino-acid sequence MTILSLTRPGKIKLLVASGMMLMLAMAMFFGLEGKASAHGYVNSPSSRAALCASGVNKNCGLIIYEPYSLEALKGFPAAGPADGKIASANGQFAPLDDQSATRWSKVNLSPGTTTFNWNIKVPHATSSWKYYITKQDWNPNAPLSRASFDLAPFCSVSYHGTPGGTYSDTCNVPNRTGYQVILAVWEIADTANAFYNVIDVNFAGNLDNIAPTAPASVTVSNIATTSATVTWTASTDNVGVAGYRIFNGSTQIASTNGAISYNLTGLTSNTSYNITVKAFDAAGNVSAESNSAPFTTLTITGPDIVPPTAPTSLHVMGSTTSTTVPLVWSASSDNVAVTGYQVFRGTTLVATVSGSTLEYLVSNLTANTAYTFTVKAVDASGNVSAESNTVNVTTPAAPITYTEWNASTVYVGGNKVTHNGANYEAKWWTQGEMPGSAGADVWKLIP
- a CDS encoding transposase, which encodes MYGIQQESLFSLEHLLEMSPKDTYGHLFETLDINPFLRAVSKKAFLGAPTQLNYVAMLQSLFIRIVERIPTIKDLRKRLKRSIEFSTDCGFTGSDRIPSEASYTRLIQKLQTSPVFQQSQESIVQQAFQEGFIDGSNAAVDATHVEARDRGPGKKKDDVDALETEIPTKKRGRKSKAEREQWIKEQLELEENRPLFEKKVEAQLPYSYDELVAEIPLNPAWGVKKNSEGKNVFWYGFKAHLLVDCKSQYLLTALLSSGNINDGKMAIPLLKGLAERHPELPVMHVLEDAGYDLVPIYKQVETMGARALIDYNRRNEKQDEDMDNYFRPICKEGHAYRYNSFDAKYGTIKYTQPKACQDCPLNDGQCQNVFKKKVEDNPRRYTVPARGSDSYYELYKKRTAVERVNAYLKEYFQLNNIRHRGALAKVDFELACLTYNACKLTVDRLNHRLRTQRVAA
- a CDS encoding alpha/beta hydrolase family protein; the protein is MATMGRTRIKWRTAGATLILLTLLPLQAWAAGAGRDDGTEKVPLRTVAESIGAVVDWNADNRQAVVTRGQVELVVTLGADTALVNRQARTMDSKAGLSGGQMLISLDTIRQAFDVDVDWDPQAGLLVGPKDVKTRGSYFVHLLQSGQFEDARAMMNQRLQQQLPEQLLQTYWVSNTTVYGSPTQLLMLDQEKTVVHNNAMLGYATPQQTPFGIIIRFDDTGKIDDLYLPYLPSGAYQKPSYDNPALYVERQVVVGEGERSLPGTLTLPKGEGPFTAVVLVHGSGPGDRDESTGAYMPFRDLAAGLAAQHIAVLRFEKRTYEHTLQSALNPQFTVKDESVDDALAAVKVLQQQPEVDAAQIFVLGHSQGGMLVPRIVQQDSTGSIAGAIVMAGPSEPFEDLLLTQYQQAAERAKQAGQPTDALERQVQIWEQQMALLKDPQYSVTHIPKNFAVQNPVWWFDFRNYYAGEFAKDQKTPMLIMQGENDFQVGPDQLEGWKKALTARTDVSYKLYPKLNHFFVSVDQPSTGAEYAIPGNIPYQVISDIADWLNGVSAAEPQ